In Gopherus flavomarginatus isolate rGopFla2 chromosome 1, rGopFla2.mat.asm, whole genome shotgun sequence, a single genomic region encodes these proteins:
- the LOC127044512 gene encoding olfactory receptor 52R1-like: protein MLNQLENKGLWRGQVRVLHSIMIATGSNTTDFINPSNFILLGIPGLEAAHIWISIPFCTIYTIAILGNFIILLIVKRDPSLHGPMYYFLCMLAITDLVLSTSILPKTLSIFWFNSREIYFSVCLTQMYFIHCFSGIASGIFVAMAFDRYVAICDPLRHSTILTNHVVAKIGLAVVLRGSMLVLPYPFLARQWPYCRTNIIPHTYCEHLAVMKQTCADIRISIYYGLFLTVSVVGLDTFFIAMSYIQILRAVFSLPTKDAQLKTFGTCISHLCSILSFYVPALFSYLTHRFGHNVPLHFHILMANIYLLVPPMLNPIIYGVRTKQIRDRLLWLFSHKGTV, encoded by the exons GTTCCAACACAACCGACTTCATCAACCCCTCCAACTttatcctgctgggcattcctggcctggaggcggcccatatctggatctccatccccttctgcaccatttacaccatagccatcttggggaacttcattATCCTGCTCATCGTGAAGAGGGATCCAAGCCTGCatgggcccatgtactatttcctctgcatgctggccatcaccgacctggtcctgtccacgtccatcctgcccaaaacattgagcatcttctggttcaattccagggagatctATTTCAGtgtctgcctcacccagatgtacttcattcactgcttctcagggatAGCGTCTGGGATCtttgtggccatggcttttgatcgctatgtggccatttgtgatcccctgagacattccaccatcctgacaaacCATGTGGTGGCCAAGATTGGCCTGGCTGTGGTGCTGCGCGGTAGCATGCTTGTACTGCCCTATCCCTTTCTGGCGaggcagtggccatattgcagaaccaacatcatcccccacaCATACTGTGAGCACTTAGCCGTCATGAAGCAAACCTGTGCTGACATTCGCATCAGTATTTACTACGGCCTCTTTTTGACAGTCTCTGTGGTGGGTCTGGATACGTTTTTTATCGCCATGTCCTATATTCAGATCCTCAGGGCCGTATttagcctccccacaaaggatgcccaGCTCAAGACTTTTGGGACATGTATCTCCCACCTCTGTTCCATTTTATCCTTTTATGTCCCAGCACTCTTCTCCTACCTCACACACAGGTTTGGCCACAATGTGCCCCTGCATTTTCACATTCTCATGGCCAACATTTACCTCCTGGTTCCCCccatgctaaaccccatcatttACGGGGTGAGAACCAAACAGATCCGGGACAGGCTGCTCTGGCTCTTTTCTCATAAAGGGACT gtttag